Proteins found in one Homalodisca vitripennis isolate AUS2020 chromosome 4, UT_GWSS_2.1, whole genome shotgun sequence genomic segment:
- the LOC124358870 gene encoding uncharacterized protein LOC124358870: MYQFKVITVGSLANRLGWYKNKQEQRYKAMMFVLCLLVEALSVLSASVVGTTPVESLNDRNNTKYLSAYGEYFEGDIILLPEQINYIRQSQNADDSVKSLISDPTALWPGKTVYYDFAPGEFSLAQRQTIISALNDIMFASCIRFIRRTTQPTYVVLRNNGIGTLGHWYEDCRDVGSQTMGLTGQGVDVLVPVISTRSRESPAGN, from the exons ATGTACCAGTTCAAGGTGATTACTGTGGGATCATTAGCTAACAGATTAGGCTGGTATAAAAACAAACAGGAACAAAGATACAAGGCAatgatgtttgttttgtgtttgctAGTGGAGGCTCTTAGCGTGTTATCAGCGAGTGTCGTGGGAACAACTCCTGTGGAATCTCTAAACGATAGAAACAACACTAAATATTTAAGTGCATATGGAGAGTATTTTGAAGGTGACATTATATTGCTACCAGAACAAATTAATTACATCCGACAG AGTCAGAATGCGGATGACTCAGTTAAGTCTCTGATATCTGACCCCACAGCACTATGGCCTGGCAAAACTGTGTATTACGATTTTGCTCCTGGAGAGTTCAGTCTTGCTCAAAGGCAGACAATCATATCTGCGCTCAATGATATCATGTTTGCCAGCTGCATCAGGTTTATCCGCCGCACTACTCAGCCCACATATGTTGTGCTACGCAACAACGGCATAGG GACACTTGGACACTGGTATGAAGACTGTAGAGATGTTGGTTCACAGACAATGGGGCTGACAGGACAGGGAGTAGATGTGTTAGTGCCCGTCATCAGCACCCGCTCCCGTGAATCACCAGCTGGTAACTGA